From Parasphaerochaeta coccoides DSM 17374, a single genomic window includes:
- a CDS encoding NAD(P)-dependent oxidoreductase, translated as MLILIADAFDTSLPKQLSRFGEVTSDPARLGEADIVLVRSKTKCTSDWMAGAPRVKAIIRGGVGMDNIDMESAASKGILTLNTPTASSIAVAELAFSLMLAVPNHISEYDAGMKSGKWLKNLKRTELYGKTIALLGMGNIATEVAKRALAFGMKVVAYDCSKKGSPYAEMKDSVEDAVRDADYVSVHLPLNAATNHLVDRKLLEVMTRKPVIINTARGLCIDAQAMVDALENGQVSWYAADVYPSDPPSPDYPLLKCEHVTLTPHVGANSEENLGRIGDEVVRIIERLKDEGKV; from the coding sequence ATGCTTATTCTGATTGCTGATGCATTCGACACGTCTTTGCCAAAACAATTATCCCGGTTCGGTGAAGTGACCTCAGATCCCGCAAGGCTGGGGGAAGCCGATATTGTCCTGGTTCGCAGCAAGACCAAATGTACCAGTGATTGGATGGCAGGTGCGCCCCGTGTCAAGGCCATCATCCGTGGTGGAGTAGGGATGGATAACATCGACATGGAGAGTGCTGCCAGCAAAGGAATTTTGACCCTGAACACGCCGACAGCTTCCAGCATTGCTGTCGCCGAGCTTGCGTTCTCCCTGATGCTTGCGGTTCCTAACCACATAAGCGAATATGACGCTGGCATGAAATCTGGAAAATGGTTGAAAAATCTCAAACGCACTGAATTGTACGGGAAAACCATTGCGCTTCTGGGAATGGGCAATATAGCCACGGAAGTAGCAAAACGCGCTCTTGCGTTCGGCATGAAGGTTGTGGCTTATGATTGCTCCAAGAAGGGTTCTCCCTATGCGGAAATGAAGGACTCGGTAGAGGATGCAGTCAGGGATGCCGACTATGTCTCCGTCCATCTGCCGTTGAATGCCGCCACCAACCATCTGGTTGACCGGAAACTTCTGGAAGTCATGACGCGCAAGCCGGTCATCATCAATACAGCCCGCGGACTATGCATTGATGCACAGGCAATGGTAGATGCCTTGGAGAATGGCCAGGTTTCCTGGTATGCGGCGGATGTCTATCCGAGCGATCCTCCATCGCCTGACTATCCTCTTTTGAAATGCGAACATGTGACGCTGACTCCTCATGTGGGGGCAAACAGCGAGGAAAACCTGGGGCGTATCGGCGACGAAGTCGTCCGTATCATCGAAAGACTGAAAGATGAAGGGAAGGTGTGA
- the serC gene encoding 3-phosphoserine/phosphohydroxythreonine transaminase: MERKKIFFAGPSVMPVEVLTEMSENLVDYHGQGLSMLEASHRGGMFEDMYDETLALIRQVMDIPDEYEVFFLGGGATLQFSMIPLNFLKKDGFADYADTGTWSGKAASDAKTIGTVRLAYDGASSHYTSMPDPAAFKPDSAASYLYICSNETVGGIEWPAYPETGNVPLIADMSSDFFSRPVRVKDFGMIYGGIQKNLGPAGATLLIIRKDLLESRNSGLPTYLDYGTHVSQKGLYNTPPVFAIWAVKLVLDWIVRNGGLAGMDEKARSKSSLLYDVIDNSGGFYRSPVDRRFRSRMNIVFRLATEELENELIAESKKLGMLGLKGHRSVGGLRASVYNALPEADVHALVDYMRDFQARKG; this comes from the coding sequence GTGGAGCGCAAGAAGATCTTTTTTGCAGGGCCTTCGGTGATGCCCGTCGAAGTATTGACGGAGATGTCTGAGAATCTTGTCGATTATCATGGGCAGGGATTGTCCATGCTTGAAGCAAGCCATCGTGGGGGCATGTTCGAGGATATGTACGATGAGACCTTGGCTTTGATACGTCAGGTCATGGACATTCCCGACGAGTATGAAGTTTTTTTCCTTGGGGGAGGCGCAACCCTTCAGTTTTCCATGATACCCTTGAACTTTCTGAAAAAAGATGGCTTTGCCGACTATGCTGATACCGGCACGTGGTCAGGCAAGGCGGCCAGTGATGCCAAGACCATAGGAACCGTCCGGCTGGCATATGACGGCGCGTCTTCTCATTATACCAGCATGCCGGATCCTGCCGCTTTCAAGCCGGATTCCGCGGCCTCATACCTCTACATCTGTAGCAATGAGACAGTCGGAGGAATCGAATGGCCGGCGTATCCCGAAACAGGTAACGTTCCGCTTATCGCGGACATGTCCAGTGATTTCTTTTCACGCCCGGTGCGGGTGAAGGACTTCGGCATGATTTATGGGGGAATACAGAAGAACCTTGGTCCCGCGGGGGCAACCCTGCTCATCATCCGCAAGGATTTGCTGGAGAGCCGCAATTCCGGTTTACCCACCTATCTGGACTACGGCACGCATGTCTCGCAGAAAGGGCTTTATAATACACCTCCGGTCTTTGCCATCTGGGCTGTGAAACTGGTCCTTGACTGGATAGTGCGCAACGGAGGGTTGGCGGGAATGGATGAAAAGGCACGTTCAAAGAGTTCCTTGCTTTATGATGTCATAGACAACAGTGGAGGGTTCTACCGTTCTCCCGTGGACAGACGCTTCCGCTCCCGAATGAACATAGTGTTTCGCCTTGCTACTGAGGAATTGGAGAACGAACTGATAGCCGAGTCAAAGAAGCTGGGCATGCTGGGACTCAAGGGACACCGTTCAGTAGGAGGACTAAGGGCGTCGGTCTATAATGCGCTTCCAGAAGCGGATGTCCATGCCTTGGTTGATTACATGCGTGACTTCCAGGCACGCAAAGGGTAA
- a CDS encoding Lrp/AsnC family transcriptional regulator, which yields MGTKFDATNKEILRRLGKDGRKPFSVIADELKITENTVRSRVNKLIEEGTLQINGLIDPAHSSGLQAFFMGVRMKTSLDLGQKASDFSKLRGVVSAVVVTGRYDLIVQLILSENEGVTLLDFFKNELVKVKDIMEVETFLVYEACNHRVPYVL from the coding sequence ATGGGAACAAAATTTGATGCGACCAACAAGGAAATTCTGAGAAGGCTCGGTAAAGACGGGCGTAAGCCCTTCAGCGTCATTGCAGATGAGTTGAAGATAACAGAAAATACAGTGCGTTCCCGTGTGAACAAACTGATAGAAGAAGGAACGCTTCAGATTAACGGTCTGATAGATCCTGCCCATTCATCAGGACTCCAGGCGTTTTTCATGGGGGTCAGGATGAAGACTTCCCTTGACCTGGGGCAGAAAGCCTCCGACTTCTCGAAACTTCGGGGAGTGGTTTCCGCCGTCGTGGTCACTGGGCGGTATGACCTGATTGTCCAGCTCATCCTCTCTGAGAACGAAGGCGTGACCTTGCTTGATTTTTTCAAGAATGAGTTGGTCAAGGTCAAGGACATCATGGAAGTGGAGACTTTCCTGGTCTACGAAGCATGCAACCATAGGGTACCATACGTGTTGTGA
- a CDS encoding 1-acyl-sn-glycerol-3-phosphate acyltransferase, which translates to MDRSKYTDIAPYDEKEIAAAVARLQAKPGIYDVITDLIIKSNPLTAWYKKSVFKDKFQESLAQVRSYDDFQRNITAGIFIPAILKGSVDDFSYSGVQELDHSKPYLFISNHRDIVLDCALLDYALLNEGHNLCEMAIGDNLLIHPLALDLFKLNGGVTVKRTLPLREKYLESIRLSRYFVELITEEKTSIWIAQKSGRAKDGIDVTSPSIIKMLYLSSKTKGIGFSDLINACNIVPVAISYQYDPCDINKGREEISKKLHGGEYTKRKYEDILNMLRGLRKYKGNIHIAFGTKLEGNFQDPNEVAAEIDRQIHMNYRLWDTNYFAYDYVTDSQDYAGEYESLNQRKFLARYKRLSHDVRTYVLNAYANPVRSRLAAEGAGAYPCSLEAII; encoded by the coding sequence ATGGATAGAAGCAAGTACACAGATATAGCGCCATATGATGAAAAAGAGATTGCGGCGGCGGTTGCTCGGCTTCAGGCGAAACCGGGTATATATGATGTAATCACCGATCTGATCATCAAGTCCAATCCTCTGACCGCTTGGTACAAGAAAAGCGTCTTCAAAGACAAATTCCAGGAATCGCTTGCCCAAGTCCGGAGCTATGATGATTTTCAGCGCAACATTACCGCAGGAATCTTCATCCCTGCCATCCTCAAAGGCTCGGTGGATGATTTCTCATACAGCGGAGTGCAAGAGCTTGATCATTCCAAACCATATCTTTTTATCAGCAATCATCGGGACATTGTCCTTGACTGTGCCCTCTTGGACTATGCGCTTCTTAACGAGGGTCATAATCTCTGTGAAATGGCCATCGGCGACAATCTCCTGATTCATCCTCTTGCCTTGGATCTTTTCAAGCTCAACGGTGGAGTCACCGTTAAGAGAACCCTTCCGTTGCGGGAGAAATACTTGGAGTCCATCCGGCTGTCCCGTTATTTCGTTGAATTAATCACGGAGGAGAAGACTTCCATCTGGATTGCGCAGAAAAGCGGCCGGGCAAAGGATGGCATTGATGTCACAAGTCCTTCCATCATCAAGATGCTGTATCTTTCCAGCAAAACGAAAGGCATTGGATTTTCCGACTTGATCAACGCCTGTAATATTGTGCCCGTGGCAATCAGCTATCAATATGATCCCTGTGACATCAACAAGGGACGTGAGGAAATCAGCAAGAAGTTGCACGGGGGCGAATATACGAAACGTAAATATGAGGATATCCTCAACATGCTTCGCGGTTTAAGGAAATATAAGGGGAACATTCATATTGCTTTCGGTACAAAGCTGGAAGGGAATTTTCAGGATCCCAATGAAGTAGCTGCGGAAATCGACCGGCAGATACATATGAATTATCGGCTTTGGGATACAAATTATTTTGCTTATGACTATGTGACGGACTCACAGGACTATGCAGGTGAATATGAATCCCTCAACCAGAGAAAATTCCTTGCCCGTTATAAGCGCTTGAGTCATGATGTGCGCACTTATGTCCTCAATGCCTATGCCAATCCTGTTCGTTCACGTCTTGCCGCAGAAGGAGCGGGAGCATATCCCTGTTCGCTGGAAGCTATTATATAG
- the mutL gene encoding DNA mismatch repair endonuclease MutL produces the protein MEKTGRIKRLDPIVAQRIAAGEVIERPSSVVRELIDNAVDAGATTITVAIENGGLDLISIMDNGSGIAPDDLPLCCESHATSKVASVDDLYHLSTMGFRGEALYSIAACSRVTIASSWHGQSPWSMTVDNGRKEEPVPGGPSTGTKVDVEGLFKFIPARRNFMKRASAEAASCRAVMVEKSLAFPSIEFRLLVDDSLRVHFPVTNRKERVLDALATDKNLVRSETMELTDHAGRFDLYAVCSTPSTFRSDRSHIKVYVNNRPIEDYALVQAVTYGYGEMLPGGSFPYCYLFISVDPELADFNIHPAKREVKLRNKAEIHHQIVEMVRTQVRRTIPRLRGMMQEDHAADVQSDVQPELGASPRHQGERTADTHVASKHVTYGYGSASGYSPAPSSVAEALKNSGKPADFCWFEKARDFLQKSGTSSAVTIKADRTAADATTWIPENASEQDFTYIGQAFSLFLIAEKDGDLYIVDQHAAHERILYDEIVSRKDIQKLMVPLSFDVDGDVDEYLQQNSHLYAEYGIELTRPDERQWEIMTMPALGKPVEKQVVDFISHHCGDMTELDKGLYAIIACHSAIRDGDTLDKMAAEEILRKVFAMAEPRCPHGRTFLVRLSQDELRKSVGRT, from the coding sequence ATGGAAAAAACAGGACGCATCAAACGGCTGGATCCCATTGTCGCCCAGAGGATTGCAGCGGGAGAAGTCATTGAACGCCCATCGTCCGTTGTTCGTGAACTCATAGACAATGCCGTCGATGCCGGGGCCACGACCATCACCGTCGCCATTGAAAACGGAGGACTGGATCTCATCTCCATCATGGATAACGGCTCAGGCATCGCTCCTGACGACCTGCCGTTGTGCTGTGAAAGCCATGCCACCAGCAAGGTGGCCTCGGTCGATGACCTGTATCATCTGTCCACCATGGGTTTTCGTGGAGAAGCCTTGTACAGCATTGCGGCCTGCTCACGGGTGACGATAGCCAGCAGCTGGCACGGACAAAGCCCATGGAGCATGACCGTTGACAACGGACGGAAGGAAGAACCCGTCCCCGGAGGGCCTTCCACTGGCACCAAGGTAGACGTGGAAGGGCTTTTCAAGTTCATCCCTGCCCGCCGTAACTTCATGAAAAGAGCCTCTGCGGAGGCGGCAAGCTGCCGTGCCGTCATGGTTGAAAAAAGCCTTGCCTTCCCTTCCATTGAATTTCGGCTGCTGGTTGACGATAGCCTCCGTGTTCATTTCCCTGTCACAAACCGCAAGGAGCGTGTCCTTGATGCACTGGCTACGGACAAGAACCTTGTGCGTTCCGAAACAATGGAATTGACCGACCACGCCGGACGCTTTGACCTGTATGCCGTCTGCTCGACCCCTTCTACGTTCCGTTCTGACCGTTCCCACATCAAGGTGTATGTCAACAACAGGCCGATTGAAGATTATGCGCTCGTACAGGCCGTTACCTATGGCTATGGGGAAATGCTGCCTGGCGGTTCATTCCCATACTGCTATCTTTTCATTTCCGTGGATCCTGAACTAGCTGATTTCAACATCCATCCGGCAAAGCGGGAAGTCAAGCTGAGGAACAAGGCTGAAATACATCATCAGATTGTAGAAATGGTCAGGACACAAGTTCGCCGCACCATACCACGTCTGAGGGGCATGATGCAGGAAGACCATGCGGCCGACGTGCAGTCCGACGTGCAACCGGAACTTGGCGCCTCCCCACGTCATCAAGGAGAACGAACCGCCGACACTCATGTCGCATCCAAACACGTCACCTATGGTTATGGTTCCGCTTCAGGATATTCGCCTGCCCCGTCCTCTGTTGCAGAAGCCCTGAAGAACAGTGGCAAACCAGCTGATTTCTGTTGGTTTGAGAAAGCGCGTGATTTCCTCCAGAAATCCGGGACATCGTCCGCCGTGACCATCAAAGCGGACAGAACCGCCGCTGACGCCACCACATGGATACCTGAAAATGCTTCGGAACAGGACTTCACCTACATAGGACAGGCATTTTCCCTTTTCCTCATCGCTGAGAAAGATGGAGATCTCTACATAGTTGACCAACATGCCGCGCATGAACGCATCCTTTACGATGAAATCGTGAGCCGTAAGGACATACAGAAGCTGATGGTTCCCTTGAGCTTCGATGTGGACGGAGATGTCGATGAATACCTCCAGCAGAACTCGCATCTGTACGCGGAGTACGGCATTGAACTGACCAGACCCGATGAACGGCAATGGGAAATCATGACCATGCCTGCCCTCGGCAAACCCGTGGAAAAACAGGTCGTAGACTTCATCAGCCACCACTGCGGCGACATGACGGAACTTGACAAAGGACTGTATGCAATCATCGCCTGCCATTCCGCCATACGTGACGGAGACACACTGGACAAGATGGCTGCGGAAGAAATCCTGCGCAAAGTCTTTGCCATGGCAGAACCCCGCTGTCCCCATGGTCGTACATTTTTGGTGAGACTCTCACAAGATGAGTTGAGGAAATCGGTAGGACGCACATAA
- a CDS encoding HD domain-containing protein, producing the protein MKFSGDQKDPQVILSWLDGSFQEPVRDPLWGNILLNENFDRIRATVAFQKLGRIKQLGPAYLTYPGAVHTRLNHSLGVYHVARLISASLLRHSINEGKDGNLTINGISAFLAAALLHDLGHFPYAHSLKELPLLKHEFLGTRIIRADKELHDALDKAGIDANDVCEIIDDSQPPSSDEIRFYRALLSGTLDPDKLDYLNRDAFFCGVPYGSQDTSYIINKIYIHEGMPAVPDRAAGSIEHLLFSKYQMYRNVYWHKRNRAATAMIKEAVITTLDDGDLHADDLYGLDDEQFSFLSCLHSHPALALISHVRDNRLYVPCYDKPYDEGNQNHRQSLNLAERKEIKQNIHARLSRKIHALSPWDVIIDIPEPLSFEVDIPLITENGGTIPFSAVSGIFDCKVSENPARLLRRVRVFVPAEQEDACRDIVQTMMDG; encoded by the coding sequence ATGAAATTTTCCGGAGACCAAAAAGATCCCCAGGTAATCCTTTCATGGCTGGATGGCAGTTTCCAAGAACCTGTCCGCGACCCTTTGTGGGGAAACATCCTCCTAAACGAAAACTTCGACCGCATCAGGGCAACCGTGGCTTTTCAGAAGCTCGGACGCATCAAACAACTGGGCCCCGCCTACCTCACCTATCCGGGAGCCGTGCATACCCGCCTGAACCATAGCCTGGGAGTTTACCATGTCGCCCGTCTCATTTCCGCTTCCCTGCTGCGCCACAGCATCAATGAAGGCAAGGATGGCAATCTGACCATCAACGGCATATCCGCGTTCCTGGCGGCAGCGCTGCTCCATGACCTGGGACATTTCCCTTATGCCCATTCCTTGAAGGAACTACCCTTGCTTAAACACGAATTTCTCGGAACCCGAATCATCCGCGCCGACAAAGAACTACATGACGCGTTGGACAAAGCAGGGATTGATGCCAATGATGTCTGCGAGATCATAGATGACAGCCAGCCGCCTTCATCAGATGAAATCCGGTTCTACCGCGCCTTGCTCTCCGGTACGCTGGATCCTGACAAACTTGATTATCTCAACCGTGACGCATTCTTTTGCGGCGTCCCCTACGGAAGCCAAGATACATCGTACATCATCAACAAAATATATATTCATGAAGGGATGCCTGCGGTTCCCGATCGTGCAGCAGGCTCCATTGAACACCTGCTTTTCAGCAAATATCAGATGTACCGCAATGTCTACTGGCACAAGAGGAATCGTGCGGCAACGGCAATGATCAAAGAGGCGGTCATCACCACTCTTGACGACGGCGACTTGCACGCCGATGATCTCTATGGACTGGATGACGAGCAGTTTTCCTTCCTTTCATGTTTACATTCCCACCCCGCGCTCGCCCTGATTTCCCATGTGCGGGACAATAGACTGTACGTGCCTTGTTATGACAAACCATATGATGAGGGAAATCAAAACCACCGGCAGAGTCTGAATCTCGCTGAACGAAAAGAAATAAAGCAAAACATCCATGCCCGGCTTTCCCGGAAGATTCACGCACTCTCCCCGTGGGATGTCATCATCGACATTCCTGAACCCCTTTCCTTTGAGGTCGATATACCGCTCATCACGGAAAACGGCGGCACAATCCCATTTTCCGCAGTATCAGGCATCTTTGACTGCAAAGTATCAGAAAACCCGGCCAGGCTCCTGCGCCGCGTAAGAGTCTTTGTCCCTGCCGAACAGGAAGATGCCTGCCGTGATATTGTCCAGACCATGATGGACGGATGA
- a CDS encoding radical SAM protein, whose translation MKTFSEWSVKIALTSNCNYSCFYCNDSLIQAQKKRLDYDKVSAFLKAAANLGITREIHWTGGECTLENLEAYMQLAHVLGFKKQAITSNGLLIDKHMDAFIKYNLERANLSIDSLDNQKYLEITGIDGLDKVLENTRKLLDNNIKVKFNVVLMRRNVDEVLDFIEYTKHNNITLKIHELWNYGDESQFHKEYIDIHSIELSIKQLGYDIDEIPVDLPTIKYFKKGDHNIGLLSSPKKGICNSRFCKQIKLYADGTTCEGCRINNYSNLDFLLSDLMNSRRLGEIKWGDKEHEADL comes from the coding sequence ATGAAAACATTCTCAGAGTGGTCGGTAAAAATTGCTTTAACGTCGAATTGTAATTATTCTTGTTTTTATTGTAATGATTCTCTAATCCAAGCCCAGAAAAAAAGATTGGATTATGACAAGGTTTCTGCTTTTTTAAAAGCTGCCGCTAACTTGGGAATTACGAGAGAAATTCATTGGACAGGAGGAGAATGCACATTAGAAAATCTTGAGGCGTATATGCAACTAGCACATGTTTTGGGGTTCAAGAAGCAAGCAATTACATCTAATGGGTTACTGATTGACAAGCATATGGATGCTTTTATTAAGTATAATTTAGAACGGGCAAACCTAAGCATAGACTCTCTCGATAATCAAAAATATTTGGAGATTACCGGTATTGATGGTCTCGATAAGGTATTAGAAAATACTCGAAAACTGTTAGACAACAATATAAAAGTAAAGTTCAATGTGGTTTTGATGCGTCGAAATGTCGACGAAGTATTGGATTTTATTGAATATACTAAACATAATAATATTACTTTAAAAATACATGAGTTATGGAATTATGGTGATGAAAGCCAATTTCATAAAGAGTATATTGATATTCATTCGATTGAATTATCTATTAAACAATTAGGTTATGATATCGATGAAATTCCTGTCGATTTGCCAACTATAAAATATTTCAAGAAAGGCGATCATAATATTGGATTACTTTCTTCTCCCAAAAAAGGAATATGTAATTCAAGATTTTGTAAGCAAATTAAACTTTACGCAGATGGAACAACTTGTGAGGGTTGTAGAATTAACAATTACTCGAATCTAGATTTTTTGTTATCCGATTTAATGAATAGTCGGCGACTGGGCGAAATTAAATGGGGGGATAAAGAGCATGAAGCAGATTTATAA
- a CDS encoding GTP 3',8-cyclase MoaA produces the protein MKQIYNQWHLRIFSTPKCNLRCIYCNPEGKFEDRKIMDEQVLNNVIKACSELSFKGVHFTGGEPMMRENIILAIKYCKNLNYHDISMTTNGTELFNRNIEELAHAGLKRVNISLDTMYRNEYKKLCGFDSLLTVKDSIIKACSFFSFVKINSVLLRNNLDSISSLIDFILSIKSKNISLKLITLMPCNPIMITESGHDLFHSEVIAEEELLTYLRNKYDVVKTCRVVPGDNPNTVHMTLDGLSVEYLSMPSWNYKCADAGCKKFRLSPYGELSICLNDNPYNINGLSVEEIRDIIRMKVDSKEETLPKDRIHYAKTIGAVRFGNVYGRTDINTFQ, from the coding sequence ATGAAGCAGATTTATAATCAATGGCATTTAAGGATTTTTTCTACGCCGAAGTGTAATTTGCGGTGCATATACTGTAATCCAGAAGGTAAGTTTGAAGATCGCAAAATTATGGACGAACAAGTGTTGAATAATGTTATTAAAGCATGTAGTGAATTATCTTTCAAAGGGGTTCATTTTACTGGAGGTGAACCAATGATGAGAGAAAATATTATATTGGCCATCAAGTATTGTAAAAACCTTAATTATCATGATATAAGCATGACAACAAATGGAACAGAGTTATTTAACCGAAATATTGAAGAACTTGCTCATGCAGGGTTAAAAAGGGTAAATATTAGTTTAGATACAATGTATCGAAATGAATATAAAAAATTATGTGGGTTTGATTCCTTATTGACAGTAAAAGATTCGATAATAAAGGCTTGTTCATTTTTTTCTTTTGTAAAAATTAATTCAGTCCTATTGCGAAATAATTTGGATAGTATTTCATCGCTAATTGATTTTATTCTTTCAATTAAATCAAAGAATATATCACTTAAACTCATTACACTAATGCCTTGCAATCCAATCATGATTACTGAATCCGGACATGATTTATTTCACTCAGAGGTTATTGCAGAAGAAGAATTATTAACATATTTGAGGAACAAGTATGATGTAGTTAAAACATGTAGAGTTGTTCCTGGTGATAATCCTAATACAGTCCACATGACTTTAGATGGGTTATCTGTGGAATATTTATCTATGCCATCTTGGAATTATAAATGTGCTGATGCAGGATGTAAAAAATTCCGGTTGTCACCATATGGCGAACTATCAATTTGTTTAAACGATAATCCTTACAATATAAATGGATTATCTGTCGAAGAAATTAGAGATATTATCCGGATGAAAGTAGATTCTAAGGAAGAGACTCTGCCTAAAGATCGGATACATTATGCAAAAACCATAGGTGCAGTTCGATTTGGAAATGTTTATGGACGGACTGATATAAATACTTTTCAATAA
- a CDS encoding nucleotidyltransferase domain-containing protein: MREINIPNYLIDSFRTLYLAGSYVEGFNTTTSDIDIYEICKDEHPKADRVWDYRKIQDIHDNGIHYEIELIPEKHISDLKKKVECSIKELDDNNFILSFHEFQMIWDIIIGVPIGDKTSFREYQTYFLEKKNQISILLVKQNGLFVRNAYEDILGLMQADDYFSAYFRSIDLLNRTADLLIAFNEILNTKTKWRYKKLGQAGLYTFQKKYYTFFAEKVIRSQIFIEEIIQFCHKEISKLGINKDAQEWIDLTKYYG; this comes from the coding sequence ATGAGAGAAATTAATATCCCAAATTATTTAATTGATTCTTTTAGAACGCTTTATTTGGCGGGATCTTATGTTGAGGGCTTTAATACAACAACATCAGATATAGATATATATGAAATTTGTAAAGACGAACATCCTAAGGCAGATAGGGTTTGGGATTATAGGAAGATTCAAGACATCCATGATAATGGCATACATTATGAAATAGAATTAATTCCCGAAAAGCATATTAGTGATCTAAAGAAGAAAGTCGAATGCTCCATTAAGGAATTAGATGACAATAATTTTATCTTAAGTTTCCATGAATTTCAAATGATATGGGATATAATTATTGGAGTCCCCATTGGTGATAAGACCTCGTTCAGGGAATATCAAACATACTTTTTGGAGAAAAAAAATCAAATCTCAATTCTCCTTGTAAAACAGAATGGATTGTTTGTTCGAAATGCTTATGAAGATATTTTGGGCTTAATGCAAGCTGATGACTATTTTTCTGCATATTTTCGTAGTATAGATTTACTTAATCGTACCGCGGACTTATTAATCGCATTTAATGAAATATTAAATACAAAAACAAAATGGCGATATAAGAAACTTGGTCAGGCGGGCTTATATACGTTCCAAAAGAAATATTATACTTTTTTTGCAGAAAAGGTTATCAGGTCTCAGATTTTCATTGAGGAGATTATTCAATTTTGTCATAAAGAAATATCCAAACTGGGTATTAACAAGGACGCACAAGAATGGATAGATTTGACAAAATACTATGGATAA
- a CDS encoding class I SAM-dependent methyltransferase, with translation MSFRLDWLKTKESQYDINLWRDKYFFGFDSSVIKSARKIMDYGCGVGYYLIPLSQQEEYEVIGVEKDLDIIGYLESIGQKNVINLTRFEEIVKNESMKFDLILLIDVLHNYYFSMTDRALLILKLKKCLYEHGRIVVTFNHISENERERICYIFHMLGFQLYEKTKLKVIHDGLLKFETFYFFSLESNTKQTDNFFPFLFSNVKDDILKKLAYSLHTNSFIDMEKYVENISEQYKKIYLENFFQILVDSKKFEKIFLLLREPFEIKYKNDEFGAEIISVNNRLKEQNKRFGDIFFWKDSLLEIIISSKDDTIKIHYISFK, from the coding sequence ATGAGTTTTCGTTTGGATTGGTTAAAAACAAAAGAAAGTCAGTATGATATTAACTTATGGCGCGATAAGTATTTTTTTGGTTTTGATTCTTCAGTTATTAAGTCTGCAAGAAAAATTATGGACTACGGATGCGGGGTTGGATATTACCTTATTCCTCTTTCACAGCAAGAAGAATACGAAGTTATTGGCGTAGAAAAAGATTTAGATATAATTGGTTATTTAGAATCGATTGGGCAAAAAAATGTAATAAATCTTACTAGATTTGAAGAAATAGTTAAGAATGAATCAATGAAATTTGATTTAATTTTATTAATTGATGTTCTTCATAATTATTATTTTTCAATGACAGATAGAGCTTTACTAATCTTGAAACTTAAGAAATGTTTATATGAACATGGTCGTATCGTGGTAACATTCAATCATATTTCTGAAAATGAAAGAGAAAGAATTTGTTACATTTTCCACATGCTTGGCTTTCAATTATATGAAAAAACTAAATTGAAAGTAATTCATGATGGGCTTCTCAAGTTTGAAACTTTCTATTTTTTTAGCTTAGAAAGCAATACAAAGCAAACAGATAATTTTTTTCCGTTTCTTTTCTCAAATGTCAAAGACGATATACTTAAAAAATTAGCGTATTCATTGCATACGAACTCATTCATAGATATGGAAAAATATGTTGAAAACATAAGCGAACAATATAAAAAGATTTATTTAGAGAATTTCTTTCAAATCCTTGTTGATAGCAAAAAATTTGAAAAAATATTTCTCTTATTACGGGAACCCTTTGAAATAAAATATAAAAATGATGAATTTGGCGCGGAAATTATTTCTGTGAATAATAGGCTAAAAGAACAGAATAAAAGATTTGGAGACATTTTTTTCTGGAAAGATTCATTGCTAGAAATAATCATCTCTTCGAAAGATGATACAATAAAAATACATTATATTAGTTTTAAATAA